The Phragmites australis chromosome 1, lpPhrAust1.1, whole genome shotgun sequence genomic interval AGAGCGGTagcgtgattaagcaaatgtcAGTTGATAATGGCTGTGAAATCCGTGTTTCAAGGGATAGGCTTCCACCATGTGCGTTATCCCAAGACAGACTTTGCCAGGTATATTTCTCAGTATTGGATTTCATTGTTATGTTCCcttgcaatctttcttatgaTCATGTTGTAATCCATTTTGCAAAAACTTATTATTGCTCTTGGTGTTGGTTCATATATCATTCATGCAGATCACTGGAGAGGTTGACTCAGTACGGAAAGGTCTGAATGCAGTAGCTGAAGTGCTCTTTGCTCATCTACCCAAGGAAAGCGACATAGCTTCTGGTGTTCATCCTTCTGGATCATCATCGCACTCTTTGTTCAGTCGGTCAGATGGTCTTCATTCTGGAATGCAATCTAACTTCCATATTCCTTTTCAAGGGCCATCCCAAGCCAATGGACCTTATGATATAATTGACATTCGGCCAAATATTGCTCCATTTCCCACTTTGCCTGAAGCTCCAATACATGGCCATGCCTCAGTTCCTGTAGAACCCCTCACATTTAGGTTACTGTGTTCAAAAGACAAGGTTGGCAGTATAATAGGGAGGGGTGGAAATGTTGTCAATAGTATTCAGAATGATACAGGCTGTGAAATAAAAGTTCTTGAGACTGTTCCAAAATCAGAAAACCGCCTCATAAGTATATCTGGACCTGCGGTAATTACCTTCATTTTCTCTTGGTAGCAAAATAAGTATATTAGCTTTTCATGAACTCCTGTCTAATCCATTTTCTGACCTGTGCGCTGGGCAACATGGCATTCAGCTGAGCTATAGCACACATATTTTCCTGTACTCCATTAACATTGTTTCTagagttgtaatttttttgtaTTGAATGAAAGTGTTAGTGCAAGTGCAATGTTGATATCTTTTTGCATGCTCCATCTAGACGGCTCCCTTTTGGTACCACAGTATGCAGTAACACTACTAGGGAGTGCAAGAATGCAGGCAGCAACAAGAAATTTTTGTTGTCAGTTAGCCTGCAAATCAAGTTAAAACTCAAGATAAAAGTTTTTTATGGGCATGGAGAACGACATGGTGAACATAGCGCATTACAAGACTGGATGGCATAGAATTTTCCATGCAAAGCTCCTTTTTTTTGCAGTTCTCTTATATTTatccaaaatattttgttctttaTTTGACTCTTAAGAGGTATTAGTTCATTTGGTGactgtttgtaatttttttggtAACTCTTAATAGCGTAAACAATTTTTAATTTTCCATGGAAGTAACTTTTAGTATTTTACTACCGCTGCCATTCAAAATTCCAACAGAGGGACTAGTCACTGATGTATACATTTATCTTTCTGTTCTGTAGCATCCCGGTGACGGAATTTCCCCTGCTCAGAATGCAATTCTGCATGTGCAGCGTAAAATTGCGTTGCCTACCTATGACAAGGAGGAGGGTCCTGCAATATGTAGGCTGATCGTTTTGCCTAACCAAGTTGGTTGCCTTCTGGGCAAAGGTGGTAGTATCATAGCTGAAATGCGGAAGCTATCAGGAGCTCATATAGTAGTGCTGAGCAAAGATAAGATCCCAAGGGGTGTCCCACAAAATGATGAAGTTATTCAGGTCTGCTTTTGTTGTATTCAATTATATACAAGCTAATTGTAGAAGGAATGTCTCGAGATCTTTCTTCATCCTGATGAAATTCTAGTGCATCTGTTAGTTTACATCTTATTGCCTTTATCTACTCTACCTTTAGTTCCCTTTTTTGTGTGAATTAACTGCGGATTTGCTATTTTTTAGATAAGCGGGGACTGTGAAGCTATTCAAGAAGCTCTAATGCAGATAACTGCTAGGCTTCGTAACCATCTGTTCCGGGACAGAATGCCTGCAGTGGGTCCTAATATGCCACCTTTTGGTTTGCTAGATTCTCAATTTGGTCCACACACGGGAAACCATGAGTCTTCATCTCTGTTTCATAAAGATTTTATGGGACGGCCATTGGATGGGATCTCTGCTCCTTGGAACGCAAAGGTATCAAAATATTTGATAGCCACTATTTGAGCAGCAGAATCAATAGATATGTCATGATGCGTTGCTATTTAGACTAATATGGTCGCCGGCCAAACATCGTCCTCATTCTTGAAGTTTCTTATACTTCTCCTTGTGCCATtatggtccaaattttttagGGTATGCATGATGTTGGTGATCCAATGTCAATATCTGATATCCCAGGAGCAGCGCATagaggacttggtgcattttctGGGTTTGTTTCTTCTCttgcat includes:
- the LOC133929775 gene encoding KH domain-containing protein At4g18375-like; protein product: MASRVTPSKRPFQKNSSDHNIRGKWKKTKHASSQHAQLKIRPGVPIFRILCPASKSGNIIGKGGGVIAKIRQETGVKITVEEAVHGCDERVIVITAIEKDKETSRELDAENDGGFTVSAGGDHEKDKDNSKEKKDDSEKDHSKEEKDDSEKDHSKGEKDGSEKGNSKEENDDSEKDNSKEKNGDPEKDNSKEEKDNSEKDHHKEEKDGSEKDHSKEEKDDPFVAKDTKSEPEREIPSALKAIFLVFDRIFATEDENETGNASGARTPVSLRLLVLYSQAGWLLGKSGSVIKQMSVDNGCEIRVSRDRLPPCALSQDRLCQITGEVDSVRKGLNAVAEVLFAHLPKESDIASGVHPSGSSSHSLFSRSDGLHSGMQSNFHIPFQGPSQANGPYDIIDIRPNIAPFPTLPEAPIHGHASVPVEPLTFRLLCSKDKVGSIIGRGGNVVNSIQNDTGCEIKVLETVPKSENRLISISGPAHPGDGISPAQNAILHVQRKIALPTYDKEEGPAICRLIVLPNQVGCLLGKGGSIIAEMRKLSGAHIVVLSKDKIPRGVPQNDEVIQISGDCEAIQEALMQITARLRNHLFRDRMPAVGPNMPPFGLLDSQFGPHTGNHESSSLFHKDFMGRPLDGISAPWNAKGMHDVGDPMSISDIPGAAHRGLGAFSGPGQSSMMPNLTAEVLVPRLAIPALCGEDGGCLDKIREFSEAKIAVTEPIAEAMDAAILISGTPDQMHAARSLIQAFVISESFAP